A genomic segment from Plasmodium sp. gorilla clade G2 genome assembly, chromosome: 3 encodes:
- a CDS encoding stomatin-like protein: protein MNTFFLSRFRGGTFFLQKYEKILNPAKGYHTYNYIFQNNKNIINYKKNKNLFLCEKRNFYTSNDGKKYTKKFWNHLGFVIIPQQTAYIVERLGKYNKTLLAGIHFLIPFIDKIAYVFSLKEETITIPNQTAITKDNVTLNIDGVLYIKCDNPYNSSYAIEDAVFAVTQLAQVTMRSELGKLTLDATFLERDNLNEKLVKAINESAKNWGIKCMRYEIRDIILPVNIKNAMEKQAEAERRKRAEILQSEGERESEINIAIGKKRKSILIAEGQSFAIKAKADATAEAIEIISNKIKKLDSNNAISLLVAEQYIDVFSNICKNNNTVIIPADLNNISSLISQSLSIYNNIQNAKKENNQIHTLPIQKQIHSDMNN from the coding sequence ATgaacactttttttttaagtagaTTTAGAGGGGGCAccttttttttacaaaagtatgaaaaaatattaaacccAGCTAAAGGGtatcatacatataattatatttttcaaaataataaaaatataataaactataaaaaaaataaaaatttgtttttatgtgaaaaaagaaatttctATACTAGTAATgatggaaaaaaatatacaaaaaagtTTTGGAACCATTTAGGTTTTGTAATTATACCTCAACAAACAGCATATATAGTAGAAAGGTtaggaaaatataataaaacattattagcaggtattcattttttaatacctTTTATAGATAAAATAGCTTAtgttttttcattaaaagaagaaactATTACAATTCCAAATCAAACAGCTATTACAAAAGATAATGTTACTTTAAATATTGATggagtattatatataaaatgtgaCAATCCATATAATTCTTCTTATGCTATTGAAGATGCTGTTTTTGCAGTAACTCAATTAGCGCAAGTTACTATGAGATCGGAATTAGGTAAATTAACCCTTGATGCAACATTTTTAGAAAGAGATAACTTAAACGAAAAACTTGTTAAGGCTATAAATGAATCAGCAAAAAACTGGGGAATAAAATGTATGAGATATGAAATTCGTGATATTATCTTACCtgtgaatataaaaaatgctATGGAAAAACAAGCTGAAGcagaaagaagaaaaagagcTGAAATTTTACAAAGTGAAGGAGAAAGAGAAAGTGAAATTAATATAGCAATtggaaaaaaaaggaaatcgATATTAATAGCAGAAGGACAATCTTTTGCTATCAAAGCTAAAGCTGATGCTACAGCTGAAGCTATAGAAAttatttcaaataaaataaaaaaactagATTCAAATAATGCTATTTCTTTACTGGTTGCTGAACAATATATTGATGTTTTctcaaatatatgtaaaaataataacactGTTATTATACCAGCAGATCTAAATAATATCAGTAGCCTTATTTCACAATCATTGtctatttataataatattcaaaatgcaaaaaaggaaaataatcaAATTCATACTTTGCCAATTCAAAAACAAATCCATTCTGATATGAACAACTAA
- a CDS encoding DNA-directed RNA polymerase II subunit RPB1 — protein MTVDLNIPYSACELKRVKRLELGVLDPEIIKKISVCEVVNVDIYKDGFPREGGLNDIRMGTIDYRTLCGTCNMNVKYCPGHFGHIELAKPMYHYGFMNVVLNVLRCVCYHCGRLLCNVNSSKVKYIEKIKVNSLRLRKLAELCLGIKACDHSIEEEGLNINDNSLNNFYNNDLSNLNMNQQMVLNKSNYTNLFEMVSKEDVDCGCVQPKYSREGPNMYIQFLHSSEEDIDESKRKLSAEEALEILKKIRKEEMSILGFNSDRCIPASLILTCIPIPPPCARPYVQYGNQRSEDDLTLKLLDIVKTNIQLKRQTDRGAKSHVLQDLCSLLQFHITTLFDNDIPGMPIATTRSKKPIKAIRTRLKGKEGRLRGNLMGKRVDFSARTVITGDPNLNIDYIGVPKSVAMTLTFCETVTPLNYDNLKKLVERGPYEWPGAKYIIRDNGTKYDLRHVRRNSEKQLEYGYKVERHMTDEDYILFNRQPSLHKMSIMGHKAKILPYSTFRLNLSVTSPYNADFDGDEMNLHLAQSHETRSEIKHLMIVQRQIVSPQGNKPVMGIVQDSLLAIRKFTRRDNFLTKEEVMSLLIWIPYWNHVIPTPAIIKPRALWTGKQIFSMLLQFDDMNIQDDKNDITNNKAGRDVNMNISKDSSKINNSGNYYYGNSTNDNNDNYAEKGNAFSRSGNNHPNSPLSIVDNINVGNAQQNDINPTTTNNNNNNNNFNNNNIGGGVNSFKRFNMVKINLMRDSSTSSKDDNPYCSINDGKVIIKNNELLSGIICKRTVGSSSGSLIHILWHEMGPDKTKDFLSALQKVTNNWLEYVGFTVSCSDIIASNKVLGKVREILDKSKSEVSKLVEKAQKGELECQPGKSLYESFETRVNNELNCAREMAGKVASESLDERNNIFSMVASGSKGSIINISQIISCVGQQNVEGKRIPFGFNHRSLPHFIKFDYGPESRGFVSNSYLSGLTPQEVFFHAMGGREGIIDTACKTSETGYIQRRLIKAMEDVMVQYDRTVRNSYGDIIQFLYGEDGMAGEYIEDQVLDLMKLDNKEINKLYKYNFDEEPYGKDFYIGNKNDGSRNPSYIDYNKQNILNQEFEELYKCKNYLCKEIFPDGDIRQHLPINMNRLIEYAKSQFPCIPFVSNNNSSNNNNNSRKLMEKGNLSSTHNPLERKNRNRRKRRRRKNKFDKYKNENNELMSEIKKEYENNDLNNMIISKGDQSPFKGMDEFHMGDADNDMGSDIDNNNNYDNDDYDDDDDNYDDDDDENYDDDDDNYSDNINIGAKKYYGNTIKYNYDENSMLNPIDVVHKVNNFLEKLVIIKQINSNDTLSVEAQNNATILLKAHLRTYLNSKLLTQTHKISVKGLDWLLQEIEKIFYKSLCHPGECVGALAAQSIGEPATQMTLNTFHFAGVGSKNVTLGVPRLKELINIVKNVKTPSTTIYLDDMVSNDQQKAKDILTKLEYTTLKQLTSHAQIIYDPNTTTTILEEDKSWVNEFYEFPDEDDTQYSLGEWVLRIQLTNIHVNEKKLTMKEIVYIIYSVFSSDELDIIYTDDNSEDLVLRIRVKYLNGEYNFMNYDAVDHHNEQVDEQEEEDENIVDNDRGNFDEGKNSTHPHHDYDNNSTNIFKSKVKNNISSDINTKNEDNISINSGNNEEVNNISSSPVPNNIYNNNNNNDVKVKNIKKEDGSGDDDSNASDLFGNKNSPNEDNSMNNDNNDNNNDEVDDFDDEGDDFLFGENNVSPKNTKDGKNKNTNKSNNNNNNNNSNENKKQKKGNNNNSNTYDDDDDDNKSDITIKEDDDMVFMKTNSKNAEDDLELKNKNHIGHNISREDTEDTFLKKLMEQCLSTLKLRGIENITKVYMREESKITYDSENGKFVRSSHWVLDTDGCNLENIFCAPQVDFKKTVSNDIVEIFEVLGIEAVRRALLKELRTVISFDSSYVNYRHLSILCDVMTQKGYLMSITRHGINRVDKGPLIKCSFEETVEILLEAAAFAQVDNLKGITENIMLGQLCKIGTGSFDIIIDNQKLNDANQNLETIQDLTSAGFTTPDSLHVITPDGLQSPVAINTINSPLPFSPTYNANLLSPTAPIDNVNSLLSPQYNLQNYGDNVMSPSSKDINNLDTLKLGGKFSPTQSPKSPTSVIHSPFSPFDHQNQQPVDATNLLFSPKNNNIMNYNVFSPNPNMNNNIIQSPNIYSPNPMLDIFSPKPQINHNIYSPSYSPTSPTYNANNAYYSPTSPKNQNEQMNVNSQYNVMSPVYSVTSPKYSPTSPKYSPTSPKYSPTSPKYSPTSPKYSPTSPKYSPTSPKYSPTSPKYSPTSPVAQNIASPNYSPYSITSPKFSPTSPAYSLSSPVYDKSGVVNSHQPMSPAYILQSPVQIKQNVQDAHMFSPIQQAHIDEAKNDDPFSPMPYNIDEDEMKDE, from the coding sequence ATGACGGTAGATTTGAATATTCCATATTCAGCATGTGAATTAAAGAGAGTAAAACGATTAGAGTTAGGTGTTTTAGATccagaaataataaaaaagataagtGTTTGTGAAGTAGTAaatgtagatatatataaagatggTTTTCCAAGAGAAGGTGGCTTAAATGATATACGAATGGGTACTATTGATTATAGGACTTTATGTGGTACATGTAATATGAATGTGAAATATTGTCCTGGTCATTTTGGTCATATAGAATTAGCTAAACCAATGTATCATTATGGTTTTATGAATGTAGTATTGAATGTTTTAAGATGTGTATGTTATCATTGTGGTAGATTATTATGTAATGTAAATAGTTCTAAagttaaatatattgaaaagaTTAAAGTGAATAGTTTAAGATTAAGAAAATTAGCTGAACTATGTTTAGGCATAAAGGCATGTGATCATTCTATAGAAGAAGAAGgattaaatattaatgataattctttaaataatttttataacaatGATTTAAgtaatttaaatatgaatCAACAAATGgttttaaataaaagtaattaTACGAACCTATTTGAAATGGTAAGTAAAGAAGATGTAGATTGTGGATGTGTTCAACCTAAATATAGTAGAGAAGGAccaaatatgtatattcaaTTTTTACATAGTAGTGAAGAAGATATTGATGAaagtaaaagaaaattaagtGCTGAAGAAGCTttagaaatattaaagaaaataagaaaagaagaaatgaGTATATTAGGATTTAATTCGGATAGATGTATACCAGCTTCTTTAATATTAACATGTATACCTATACCACCACCATGTGCAAGACCTTATGTTCAATATGGAAATCAAAGAAGTGAAGATGATTTAactttaaaattattagatattgtaaaaacaaatatacaaTTAAAAAGGCAAACAGATAGAGGAGCAAAATCACATGTATTACAAGATTTATGTTCCTTATTACAATTTCATATCACAACTCTTTTTGATAATGATATTCCAGGTATGCCCATAGCAACCACCCGATCTAAAAAACCTATAAAAGCTATAAGAACAAGATTAAAAGGTAAAGAAGGAAGATTAAGAGGTAATTTGATGGGTAAAAGAGTAGACTTCTCAGCAAGAACAGTTATAACAGGAGATccaaatttaaatattgatTATATAGGTGTTCCTAAATCTGTAGCTATGACATTAACATTTTGTGAAACTGTAACACCtttaaattatgataatcTAAAGAAACTAGTAGAAAGAGGTCCATATGAATGGCCTGGggcaaaatatattattagagATAATGGTACGAAATATGATTTAAGACATGTACGAAGAAATTCAGAGAAACAATTGGAATATGGATATAAAGTTGAAAGACATATGACAGATGaagattatattttatttaataggCAGCCTTCATTACATAAAATGAGTATTATGGGTCATAAGGCTAAAATATTACCATATTCAACATTTCGTTTAAATTTATCAGTTACATCTCCATATAATGCAGATTTCGATGGAGATGAAATGAACTTACATTTAGCTCAATCACATGAAACCAGATCTGAAATCAAACATTTAATGATTGTGCAAAGACAAATTGTATCACCACAAGGTAATAAACCAGTTATGGGTATAGTTCAAGATTCATTATTGGCTATAAGAAAATTTACAAGAAGAGATAATTTCCTTACAAAAGAAGAAGTAATGTCCTTATTAATTTGGATTCCATATTGGAATCATGTAATACCAACACCAGCAATAATAAAACCAAGGGCATTATGGACAGGTAAACAAATTTTTTCGATGTTATTACAATTTGATGATATGAATATAcaagatgataaaaatgatataactAATAATAAAGCTGGTAGAGAtgttaatatgaatattagcAAGGATAGTAGTAAAATCAATAATAGtggtaattattattatggtaATTCAactaatgataataatgataattatgcAGAAAAGGGAAATGCATTTTCAAGAAGTGGAAATAATCATCCTAATAGTCCTCTATCAATtgtagataatataaatgtaggAAATGCACAACAAAATGATATCAACCCTACCACCacaaacaataataataataataataattttaataataataatattggtGGAGGAGTTAATTCATTTAAACGTTTTAATATggtaaaaattaatttaatgaGAGATTCTTCAACATCTTCTAAAGATGATAATCCATATTGTTCAATTAATGATGGTAaggttattataaaaaataatgaattattaaGTGGTATCATATGTAAAAGAACTGTTGGTTCTTCTAGTGGATCGttaattcatattttatgGCATGAAATGGGTCCAGATAAAACAAAAGATTTTTTATCAGCATTACAAAAAGTTACAAATAATTGGCTGGAATATGTTGGTTTTACTGTCAGTTGTTCAGATATTATTGCAAGTAATAAAGTATTAGGCAAAGTGCGAGAAATATTAGATAAATCTAAAAGTGAAGTGTCAAAACTTGTTGAAAAGGCACAAAAAGGTGAATTAGAATGTCAACCAGGAAAATCATTATATGAATCGTTTGAAACTAGAGTtaataatgaattaaattGTGCAAGAGAAATGGCTGGAAAAGTTGCATCAGAAAGTTTAGatgaaagaaataatatttttagtaTGGTGGCTAGTGGATCAAAAGGttctattattaatatatctcAAATTATATCATGTGTAGGTCAACAAAATGTTGAAGGAAAAAGAATACCATTTGGTTTTAATCATAGATCTTTACctcattttattaaatttgatTATGGTCCTGAAAGTAGAGGATTTGTATCTAATTCATATTTAAGTGGATTAACACCACAAGAAGTATTTTTCCATGCTATGGGAGGTAGAGAAGGTATTATTGATACTGCATGTAAAACATCTGAAACAGGGTATATACAAAGAAGATTAATAAAAGCAATGGAAGATGTTATGGTGCAATATGATAGAACTGTGAGAAATTCATATGGAGATATTATTCAATTTTTATATGGAGAAGATGGTATGGCAGGTGAATATATAGAGGATCAAGTTTTAGATTTAATGAAATtagataataaagaaattaataaattatataaatataattttgatgAAGAACCATATGGAAAAGATTTTTATATaggtaataaaaatgatggtAGTAGAAATCCATCATATATAgattataataaacaaaatatattaaatcaagaatttgaagaattatataaatgtaaaaattatttatgtaaAGAAATATTTCCAGATGGAGATATAAGACAACACTTAccaataaatatgaatagaCTTATTGAATATGCAAAATCTCAATTTCCATGTATACCATTcgtaagtaataataatagtagcaacaataataataatagtagaaAACTTATGGAGAAGGGCAATTTATCATCTACACATAATCCTTTGGAAcgtaaaaatagaaatagaagaaaaagaagaaggagaaaaaataaatttgataaatataaaaatgaaaataatgaactTATGTCTGAAATTAAAAAGGagtatgaaaataatgatcttaataatatgataataagtAAAGGAGATCAATCACCTTTTAAAGGTATGGATGAATTTCATATGGGTGATGCAGATAATGACATGGGATCTGATAtagacaataataataattatgataatgatgattatgatgatgatgatgataattatgatgatgatgacgatgagaattatgatgatgatgatgataattattcagataatattaatataggagcaaaaaaatattatggaaataccataaaatataattatgatgagAATTCCATGTTAAATCCTATTGATGTAGTACATAAAGTTAATAATTTCTTAGAAAAATTAGTAAtaattaaacaaataaatagtAATGATACTTTATCAGTTGAAGCTCAAAATAATGCTACTATTTTGTTGAAAGCACATTTAAGAACTTATTTGAATTCAAAACTTTTAACTCAAACACATAAAATTAGTGTTAAAGGATTAGATTGGTTATTAcaagaaatagaaaaaatattttataaatcttTATGTCATCCAGGAGAATGTGTAGGAGCTTTAGCTGCTCAATCAATTGGAGAACCTGCAACTCAGATGACTTTGAATACATTTCACTTTGCTGGTGTGGGTTCAAAAAATGTTACATTAGGTGTTCCAAgattaaaagaattaataaatatagtaaaaaatgtaaaaactCCATCAACAACAATATATTTAGATGATATGGTTTCGAATGATCAACAAAAAGCTAAAGATATTCTAACCAAATTAGAATATACTACATTGAAACAATTAACTTCGCATGCACAAATTATTTATGATCCTAATACAACTACAACTATTTTAGAGGAAGACAAATCTTGGGTTAACGAATTTTATGAATTTCCAGATGAAGATGATACTCAATATTCTCTAGGTGAATGGGTATTAAGAATACAATTAACAAATATACatgtaaatgaaaaaaaattaactaTGAAAgaaattgtttatattatatattctgtGTTCTCAAGTGATGAAttagatattatatatacagatGATAACTCAGAAGATTTAGTTTTAAGAATTCGtgtgaaatatttaaatggtGAATACAATTTTATGAATTATGATGCTGTAGATCATCATAATGAACAAGTTGACGaacaagaagaagaagatgaaaaCATAGTTGATAATGACAGAGGTAATTTTGATGAAGGAAAAAATAGTACTCATCCTCATCATGATTATGATAACAATAgcacaaatatatttaagtctaaggtaaaaaataatatatcatcagATATAAATACTAAGAATGAAGATAATATCAGTATAAATAGTGGTAACAATGAAGAGGTAAACAATATTAGTTCCTCACCTGTtccaaataatatttataataataataataataatgatgttaAAGTGAAGAATATCAAAAAAGAAGATGGAAGTGGAGATGATGATTCTAATGCATCAGATTTGTTTGGAAATAAAAACAGCCCAAATGAAGATAACAGCATGaacaatgataataatgataataataatgatgaggTTGACGATTTTGATGACGAGGGTGATGACTTTTTGTTTGGTGAAAATAATGTATCTCCAAAAAATACGAAAGatggaaaaaataagaatacaAACAAaagtaacaataataataataataataatagtaatgagaacaaaaaacaaaagaagggaaataataataatagtaatacttatgatgatgatgatgatgataacaaGAGTGATATAACAATCAAAGAGGATGATGACATGGTATTTATGAAAACAAACAGCAAAAATGCAGAAGACGATTTAGAACTTAAGAATAAGAATCATATTGGACATAATATTTCTAGAGAAGATACAGAAGATacgtttttaaaaaaactaATGGAACAATGTTTATCCACATTAAAATTAAGAGGTATTGAGAATATAACTAAAGTATATATGAGAGAGGAATCAAAAATAACATACGATTCAGAGAATGGAAAGTTTGTTAGAAGTTCACATTGGGTATTAGATACTGATGGATGTAATTTAgagaatatattttgtgcACCACAAGtagattttaaaaaaacagtATCTAATGATATTGTAGAAATATTTGAAGTATTAGGTATAGAAGCTGTAAGAAGAgctttattaaaagaattaagAACTGTTATATCATTTGATAGTTCTTATGTTAATTATAGAcatttatcaatattatgtGATGTAATGACACAGAAAGGTTATTTAATGTCTATAACAAGACATGGTATAAATAGAGTAGATAAAGGACCATTGATTAAATGTAGTTTTGAAGAAACTgttgaaatattattagaaGCAGCTGCATTTGCTCAGGTAGATAATTTGAAAGGTATTACAGAAAATATAATGTTAGGTCAATTATGTAAAATAGGAACTGGTTCATTTGATATAATTATAGATAATCAAAAATTGAATGATGCTAATCAAAATTTAGAAACTATTCAAGATTTAACAAGTGCTGGATTTACAACACCAGATAGTTTACATGTTATAACACCTGATGGTTTACAATCACCAGTAGCAATTAATACTATTAATTCTCCTTTACCATTTTCACCAACATATAATGCAAATTTATTATCACCTACAGCACCTATAGATAATGTTAATAGTTTATTATCACCACAATATAATTTACAGAATTATGGAGATAATGTAATGTCTCCATCAtctaaagatataaataatttagatACATTAAAATTAGGTGGTAAATTTTCACCAACACAATCACCTAAATCCCCAACATCTGTTATACATTCCCCATTCTCACCTTTTGATCATCAAAACCAACAACCAGTAGATGCaactaatttattattttcacctaaaaataataatattatgaattataATGTATTTTCACCTAATccaaatatgaataataatattattcaatcacctaatatatattcacctAATCCTATGTTAGATATTTTTTCACCTAAACCTCAAattaatcataatatttattcacCTTCATATTCACCAACATCACCTACATATAATGCAAATAATGCTTATTATTCACCAACATCACcaaaaaatcaaaatgagCAAATGAATGTAAATTCACAATATAATGTTATGTCACCAGTTTATTCAGTAACATCACCAAAATATTCGCCAACCTCACCAAAATATTCGCCAACATCTCCAAAATATTCGCCAACCTCGCCAAAATATTCACCAACCTCGCCAAAATATTCGCCAACCTCACCAAAATATTCGCCAACCTCACCAAAATATTCACCAACCTCACCAAAATATTCGCCAACCTCACCTGTTGCACAAAATATAGCTAGTCCAAATTATTCACCTTATTCAATAACATCTCCAAAGTTTTCACCAACATCTCCAGCATATTCGTTAAGTTCACCTGTTTACGACAAAAGCGGTGTAGTGAACTCACATCAGCCTATGTCACCtgcatatattttacaatCACCTGTGCAGATAAAGCAAAATGTTCAAGATGCCCATATGTTTTCACCTATTCAGCAGGCACATATAGATGAAGCAAAAAATGACGACCCATTTTCACCAATGCCATACAACATAGACGAGGACGAAATGAAGGATGAATGA